The sequence ACCCGGCGGTGGCGGCGATCAGCAGCAACGGCACGAAGCCGATCTCCGGGTGCTGCACCGCCCAGGCCAACCCGGCAGCCGGGATGATCAGCAGCAGGGCGGAGATCACGGTCCAGTTCCGCCCGCCGAAGACCGGCACCGCGAAGGTGTAGGGCAGTCGCAGCAGCGCCCCGACGCCACTGGGCACGGCGGTCAGCCAGAGCGCCTGGCTGGTTGTCAGCGTCCACCCGACATCACCCAACCGGACCACCACGATGCTCCAGAGCAGCCAGACGGAGAAACCGATGTGCTCGGCAAAGATGGAGAAGATGAGATTGCGCCGGGCAACGGCCCGGCCGGCGGTCCGCCAGAAATGATCGTCCTCCGGAGCCCAGTGGCCAATCCAGCGGCCCCTGCCACGTTGCAGGTCGATCTCCTCCGCTGTTCTCGTCGCGGGCACGCTCGTCGTCATCAGGCGCTCCTTCCGGCCGGGCCGTCCTGGCCCGCCGGCCGCACCGGCTGGTCGGTGACGAGCGGGCCCGGCTGGAACCTAGGAAGCCGGCGTTACCGCAGCGTTCGTCGCCGGATTCGGGGAGGCAACGGTGCGCGCACCGAACCGCCCACCGACCCGTGAGGAGCGCCATCGGTCAGGGGCGCGATCGGTGGGGTGGCTCAGAGTTGTTGCAGGATGCGTAGCGCCCGGCCGACCCGACGCATGACCTCATGGTCGGCCACGTCCACACACTCGGAGAACCACTGCTTCATCGGCGAGGAGAGCCGGTCAGGCATCACCACCCGCTCACCCATCGACACCGCGAGGGGAGAGTCCCGCAGCAGCGCCGTCTCCACCACCTCCGCCACGATCACGATCGGCACGGCGGTGGAGTTGTACACGTCGGAGCTGACGACCAGCCCCAGCCGCTCCCGGGCCCCCGAGATCCGCCAGACCTCACCCCTATGCAGCACGCGGACGGCCACCGAGGAGCAGGTCGTTGACCAGCCCCACCTCGTGGGCGTCAGCGAGCGCGGCGGTCTCCCAGTCGAGACCGGCCCGGCTGACCGCATCGGCGTGAGCGGCGAAGACCTCCCGCAGCGTCTTCTCCCGGGCGGCCTGATCCATCCAGGCGGACAGGGAGAGCCCCTCGCGTCGGGCGAACCACCGGGCCTGCTCAATCGTCTCGTCGGCGAACGACAGCGTCACCTTGGCAGTCATGGCCGGAAGCCTACCCAGGGGTAGGACCATCAGTCGTCCTGTCGCCGCGGTGCGCCCGACTTGACCGGGCCGAAACACGTGGGAACCGGGCCGGAAATCCCCCGCCGGCACGCTTCACCAGCATGACAGACGGTACGCGCCCCGCTACCGCAGCCGGACGACCCCCGATCGAGGCGGCGACACACTGCCCCTACTGTGCCCTCCAGTGCGGGATGACCCTGCGCGAGGCCGACGGCGAGGTGGCCGTACTCCCCCGGTGGTTCCCCACCAACCAGGGCGGGCTCTGCCAGAAGGGCTGGACCGCCGCCGAGCTGCTGGACCACCCGGATCGCCTCACCACCGCGCTGCTTCGCGACCCGGCCAGCGGCGAGCTGCGCCCGGCGAGCTGGGACGCGGCCCTGGACCGGATCGTCACGGGCATCCGCACCATCCAGGCCAGCCACGGCCGGGACGCGGTCGCCGTCTTCGGTGGCGGTGGCCTCACCAACGAGAAGGCGTACGCGCTGGGCAAGTTCGCCCGGGTGGTGCTCCGGACCCGACACATCGACTACAACGGGCGGTTCTGCATGTCGTCGGCGGCTGCCGCCGGGATGCGCGCCTTCGGCGTCGACCGGGGTCTCCCCTTTCCCCTGGCCGACCTGGGCACCGCCGACACCCTGCTGTTGGTCGGCGCGAACCCGGCCGAGACGATGCCCCCACTGGTGCGCTGGCTGACCGAGCAACGCCGCCGAGGTGGGCGGCTGATCGTGGTGGACCCACGAGTCACCGCCACCGCCCGCCAGGCTGACCTGCACCTACAGCCGTTGCCCGGCACCGATCTTGCGGTGGCCAACGCGCTGCTGCACATCGCACTCACCGAAGGGTTCGTTGACCACAGCTACGTCGCCGGACGCACCACCGGCTTCGACGAGGTCCGTCGGGCGGTGGCTGAGTGGTGGCCGGCCCGCGCCGAGGCACTGTCCGGGGTGTCGGTG comes from Salinispora tropica CNB-440 and encodes:
- a CDS encoding type II toxin-antitoxin system PemK/MazF family toxin; its protein translation is MAVRVLHRGEVWRISGARERLGLVVSSDVYNSTAVPIVIVAEVVETALLRDSPLAVSMGERVVMPDRLSSPMKQWFSECVDVADHEVMRRVGRALRILQQL